Proteins found in one Plasmodium knowlesi strain H genome assembly, chromosome: 12 genomic segment:
- a CDS encoding mitochondrial pyruvate carrier protein 2, putative, producing MGLIKSIFYPNIIPRIKNEIKGYNINQSVKKALVSDTGILTIHFWAPTFKWSISLANIVDINRDPKLLSLPQQFAICMTGLLFTRFAYVIKPRNYNLLTINFIMSLTALYQIARIANYKYNTEYKNGGIGEKKEGAQ from the exons atggggTTGATCAAAAGTATTTTTTACCCGAACATTATACCAAGGATCAAAAACGAAATCAAGGGTTACAACATCAATCAGAGTGTGAAGAAGGCACTTG TGTCCGATACAGGTATCCTGACCATCCACTTCTGGGCTCCTACATTTAAATGGTCCATCTCCTTGGCCAACATTGTTGACATAAATAGGGACCCAAAGTTGCTTTCCCTGCCTCAGCAGTTTG CCATATGTATGACCGGGTTGCTCTTCACAAGATTCGCCTACGTCATTAAGCCGCGAAATTATAATTTGTTGACCA TAAACTTCATCATGAGCTTAACGGCGCTGTATCAGATTGCGCGCATCGCGAATTATAAGTATAATACGGAGTATAAAAATGGGGGCATTGGtgagaaaaaggagggtGCACAATGA